A genomic region of Vitis vinifera cultivar Pinot Noir 40024 chromosome 7, ASM3070453v1 contains the following coding sequences:
- the LOC100261215 gene encoding uncharacterized protein LOC100261215 — translation MFNFGDELTIQSYSIPWLIWIQLLIMFLIIVFLYCCSIIAFEFSDDSASASPSVGLFTSARSDVDKPLFNSTAGTITSSHHSKAGGSQSRRGERATSTSRRIARGEDILEREASCDKDVTHISLSETSHHPCHYIRLARQVFLKCLGLDSTSDDSPNPERRRDT, via the exons ATGTTCAATTTTGGCGATGAGCTGACAATCCAAAGTTACAGCATCCCATGGCTAATCTGGATCCAACTGCTCATCATGTTCCTCATCATCGTTTTTCTCTACTGTTGTAGCATCATTGCTTTTGAATTCTCCGATGACTCCGCCTCCGCCTCGCCATCAGTCGGCCTATTCACCTCCGCTAGGTCCGACGTCGACAAGCCACTTTTCAATTCCACCGCCGGGACCATCACCAGCTCACATCATTCCAAG GCAGGAGGCAGCCAAAGCAGAAGAGGGGAGAGAGCAACAAGCACTAGCAGAAGAATAGCAAGAGGAGAAGACATCCTAGAAAGGGAGGCCTCTTGTGATAAGGATGTCACCCATATTTCCTTATCCGAAACCTCCCACCATCCCTGCCACTACATCAGGCTTGCTAGACAGGTGTTTCTCAAGTGTCTGGGCCTCGATTCCACCTCCGACGATTCTCCAAACCCAGAACGAAGAAGAGACACCTGA